One genomic window of Falco peregrinus isolate bFalPer1 chromosome 18, bFalPer1.pri, whole genome shotgun sequence includes the following:
- the SLC4A1 gene encoding band 3 anion transport protein isoform X1 has protein sequence MEVPGQELYEERMRRSLEPEGYEDIGIKGYRLSLGEMSGAGTGTASPLHVWRARAEELTPLCQYLPGRRGYYDVDGRRRAAGAPPGQASHRGGGQPPSVTDVDVEAAGSRTLLSQQDTHEVYVELHELVMDSTKELCWMEASHWLQLEEDFKEAGHWGQPHLSFLTYHSLLEVRRALAKGAVLVDVAAKSLAAIAHVLIDQMIYEGQIKPQDQEAILRMLLLKHKHPDEVESVGTLLRAQLQRSGMGQAETEQPLLQQPLEMRRLPGAKQSPSGATKPQLPEKVPKDAEATLVLVGCAAFLEQPTLAFVRLKDAVMLDAVLDVPLPVRFLFVVLGPDSPHISYHEIGRAVATMMSERVFRRDAYLAEGRQDLLQGVEDFLEASIVLPPTETPNEQLLRSLVPLQQDLLRRRYQPPKKALHKDVPKGPCKAGTTPAPPGSPFTMVGGDPTLHTGSPHGHLLVSPGAEAPPAEDDDPLRRTGKPFGGLVRDICRRYPKYLSDIKDAFSPQCLAAIIFIYFAALSPAITFGGLLSEKTKGMMGVSELLISTCVQCVLFSFFSAQPLLVVGFSGPLLVFEEAFYSFCSNNGIEYIVGRVWIGFWMILLVLVVVACEGSFLVRYLSRYTQEIFSFLISLIFIYETFSKLVTIFQNHPLQRHYNVQATVQPHVPEPNTALLSLVLMAGTFFLAFFLRKFKNSSFLPGKIRRLIGDFGVPISIFVMALVDFFIKDTYTQKLKVPKGLEVTNASARSWFIHPLGNNSPFPIWMMFATMVPALLVFILIFLETQITTLIVSKPERKLVKGSGFHLDLLLIVVMGGLAALFGMPWLSATTVRTITHANALTVMSKTSAASEKAQILEVKEQRVSGFFVAVLIGVSILMEPILKYIPLAVLFGIFLYMGVTSLFGIQLFDRILLLLMPPKYHPKEPYVTRVKTLRMHLFTVTQIIVLVLLWVVKSTPASLALPFVLILTVPLRRLLLPKIFHEVELKCLDADDAVVTFEEEEGTDVYDEVQMPS, from the exons ATGGAGGTGCCCGGCCAG gagctCTATGAGGAGAGGATGAGGAGGTCCCTGGAACCTGAAGGCTACGAGGATATCGGCATAAAGGGCTACCGCCTATCGCTGGGGGAGATGAGCG GGGCCGGCACCGGCACCGCGTCCCCCTTGCACGTGTGGAGGGCCCGAGCTGAGGAGCTGACGCCCCTGTG CCAGTACTTGCCTGGCCGCCGGGGATACTATGACGTGGATGGGAGGAGGCGTGCGGCCGGGGCCCCCCCAGGACAGGCGAGCCACCGTGGCGGAGGGCAGC CTCCATCAGTGACTGATGTGGATGTGGAGGCGGCAGGGAGCAGGACGCTCTTGTCCCAGCAGGACACCCATGAG GTCTATGTGGAGCTGCATGAGCTGGTCATGGACAGCACGAAGGAGCTGTGCTGGATGGAGGCCAGCCACTGGCTCCAGCTGGAGGAGGACTTCAAGGAAGCTGGGCACTGGGGCCAGCCCCATCTCTCCTTCCTGACCTACCACAGCCTCCTGGAGGTCCGACGGGCTTTGGCCAAAG GTGCTGTCCTTGTTGATGTGGCAGCCAAGTCGCTGGCGGCCATTGCCCATGTCCTCATCGACCAGATGATCTACGAGGGGCAGATCAAGCCGCAGGACCAGGAGGCCATcctgaggatgctgctgctgaagcacaa ACACCCCGACGAGGTGGAGTCAGTCGGGACCCTGCTGCGGGCACAGCTGCAGCGCTCGGGCATGGGCCAGGCAGAGACTGAGCAGccgctgctgcagcagcccctggaaATGCGCAGGCTGCCCGGGGCCAAGCAG AGCCCGAGTGGGGCCACGAAACCGCAGCTCCCCGAGAAGGTCCCCAAGGATGCTGAGGCCACGCTGGTCCTTGTGG GCTGCGCAGCCTTCCTGGAGCAGCCAACGCTGGCCTTTGTGCGCCTGAAGGACGCAGTGATGCTGGATGCCGTCCTCGATGTGCCCCTACCCGTGCGCTTCCTCTTCGTCGTCCTGGGCCCCGACAGCCCCCACATCAGCTACCACGAGATTGGCCGTGCTGTCGCCACCATGATGTCCGAGAGG GTCTTTCGCCGGGATGCCTACCTGGCTGAGGGCCGCCAGGACCTGCTGCAGGGGGTGGAGGACTTCCTGGAGGCCAGCATCGTCCTGCCACCCACCGAGACCCCCAACGAGCAGCTGCTGCGCAGCCTGGTGCCgctgcagcaggacctgctCCGCCGCCGCTACCAGCCCCCCAAGAAGGCGCTGCACAAGGACGTTCCAAAAGGCCCATGTAAGGCAGGGACCACCCCGGCCCCCCCAGGATCCCCCTTCACCATGGTTGGCGGGGACCCCACCTTGCACACAGGGTCCCCCCATGGCCACCTGCTTGTGTCCCCAGGGGCGGAGGCACCACCAGCAGAGGACGACGACCCCCTGCGCAGGACGGGGAAACCTTTTGGGGGGCTGGTGCGGGACATCTGCCGCCGGTACCCCAAGTATCTCAGCGACATCAAAGATGCCTTCAGCCCCCAGTGCCTGGCTGCCATCATCTTCATCTACTTCGCCGCACTGTCACCTGCTATCACCTTTGGAGGCTTACTGA gTGAGAAGACCAAAGGCATGATGGGGGTGTCGGAGCTGCTCATCTCCACCTGCGTGCAGTGCGTCCTCTTCAGCTTCTTCAGCGCTCAGCCCCTGCTTGTCGTTGGCTTTTCAGGGCCCCTCCTCGTCTTTGAGGAAGCCTTCTACTCG TTCTGCAGCAACAATGGCATAGAGTACATCGTGGGCCGGGTCTGGATCGGCTTCTGGATgatcctgctggtgctggtggtggtggcctGCGAGGGCAGCTTCCTGGTGCGCTACCTGTCCCGCTACACCCAGGAGATCTTCTCCTTCCTCATCTCCCTCATCTTCATCTACGAGACCTTCTCCAAGCTTGTCACG atCTTCCAGAATCATCCGCTACAGCGGCATTACAATGTGCAGGCCACGGTCCAGCCCCACGTGCCAGAGCCCAACACGGCACTGCTGTCCCTCGTCCTCATGGCTGGCACCTTCTTCCTGGCCTTCTTCCTCCGCAAGTTCAAGAACAGCTCCTTCCTGCCTGGCAAA ATCCGGCGTTTGATCGGGGACTTCGGGGTGCCCATTTCCATCTTTGTCATGGCGCTAGTCGACTTCTTCATCAAGGACACGTACACGCAG AAACTGAAGGTCCCCAAAGGGCTGGAGGTCACCAACGCGTCTGCCCGGAGCTGGTTTATCCACCCCTTGGGGAATaacagccccttccccatctGGATGATGTTTGCCACCATGGTGCCTGCCCTCCTGGTCTTCATCCTCATCTTCCTCGAGACACAGATTACCAC CCTCATTGTCAGCAAGCCTGAGaggaagctggtgaagggctcTGGCTTCCACCTGGACCTGCTGCTGATTGTGGTCATGGGGGGGCTGGCCGCCCTCTTCGGCATGCCCTGGCTCAGTGCCACCACCGTCCGCACCATCACCCATGCCAACGCCCTCACCGTCATGAGCAAGACCTCCGCTGCCAGCGAGAAGGCCCAGATCCTGGAGGTCAAGGAACAGCGTGTCAGCGGCTTCTTCGTGGCTGTGCTCATCG GTGTCTCCATCCTCATGGAGCCCATCCTGAAGTACATCCCGCTGGCCGTGCTCTTTGGCATCTTCCTCTACATGGGTGTCACCTCCCTCTTTGGCATCCAGCTCTTTGACCGCATCCTGCTCTTGCTGATGCCACCCAAGTACCACCCTAAGGAGCCCTACGTCACCCGG GTGAAGACTTTGCGGATGCACCTCTTCACCGTCACCCAAATCATCGtccttgtgctgctgtgggtggtGAAGTCCACCCCGGCCTCGCTGGCGCTACCCTTCGTCCTCATCCTCACTGTGCCCCTGCGGCGCCTTCTGCTGCCCAAGATCTTCCACGAAGTCGAGCTCAAATGT CTGGATGCGGACGATGCCGTGGTGACCTTCGAAGAGGAGGAGGGCACAGATGTGTACGACGAGGTGCAGATGCCCAGCTAA
- the SLC4A1 gene encoding band 3 anion transport protein isoform X4 gives MEVPGQELYEERMRRSLEPEGYEDIGIKGYRLSLGEMSAPSVTDVDVEAAGSRTLLSQQDTHEVYVELHELVMDSTKELCWMEASHWLQLEEDFKEAGHWGQPHLSFLTYHSLLEVRRALAKGAVLVDVAAKSLAAIAHVLIDQMIYEGQIKPQDQEAILRMLLLKHKHPDEVESVGTLLRAQLQRSGMGQAETEQPLLQQPLEMRRLPGAKQSPSGATKPQLPEKVPKDAEATLVLVGCAAFLEQPTLAFVRLKDAVMLDAVLDVPLPVRFLFVVLGPDSPHISYHEIGRAVATMMSERVFRRDAYLAEGRQDLLQGVEDFLEASIVLPPTETPNEQLLRSLVPLQQDLLRRRYQPPKKALHKDVPKGPCKAGTTPAPPGSPFTMVGGDPTLHTGSPHGHLLVSPGAEAPPAEDDDPLRRTGKPFGGLVRDICRRYPKYLSDIKDAFSPQCLAAIIFIYFAALSPAITFGGLLSEKTKGMMGVSELLISTCVQCVLFSFFSAQPLLVVGFSGPLLVFEEAFYSFCSNNGIEYIVGRVWIGFWMILLVLVVVACEGSFLVRYLSRYTQEIFSFLISLIFIYETFSKLVTIFQNHPLQRHYNVQATVQPHVPEPNTALLSLVLMAGTFFLAFFLRKFKNSSFLPGKIRRLIGDFGVPISIFVMALVDFFIKDTYTQKLKVPKGLEVTNASARSWFIHPLGNNSPFPIWMMFATMVPALLVFILIFLETQITTLIVSKPERKLVKGSGFHLDLLLIVVMGGLAALFGMPWLSATTVRTITHANALTVMSKTSAASEKAQILEVKEQRVSGFFVAVLIGVSILMEPILKYIPLAVLFGIFLYMGVTSLFGIQLFDRILLLLMPPKYHPKEPYVTRVKTLRMHLFTVTQIIVLVLLWVVKSTPASLALPFVLILTVPLRRLLLPKIFHEVELKCLDADDAVVTFEEEEGTDVYDEVQMPS, from the exons ATGGAGGTGCCCGGCCAG gagctCTATGAGGAGAGGATGAGGAGGTCCCTGGAACCTGAAGGCTACGAGGATATCGGCATAAAGGGCTACCGCCTATCGCTGGGGGAGATGAGCG CTCCATCAGTGACTGATGTGGATGTGGAGGCGGCAGGGAGCAGGACGCTCTTGTCCCAGCAGGACACCCATGAG GTCTATGTGGAGCTGCATGAGCTGGTCATGGACAGCACGAAGGAGCTGTGCTGGATGGAGGCCAGCCACTGGCTCCAGCTGGAGGAGGACTTCAAGGAAGCTGGGCACTGGGGCCAGCCCCATCTCTCCTTCCTGACCTACCACAGCCTCCTGGAGGTCCGACGGGCTTTGGCCAAAG GTGCTGTCCTTGTTGATGTGGCAGCCAAGTCGCTGGCGGCCATTGCCCATGTCCTCATCGACCAGATGATCTACGAGGGGCAGATCAAGCCGCAGGACCAGGAGGCCATcctgaggatgctgctgctgaagcacaa ACACCCCGACGAGGTGGAGTCAGTCGGGACCCTGCTGCGGGCACAGCTGCAGCGCTCGGGCATGGGCCAGGCAGAGACTGAGCAGccgctgctgcagcagcccctggaaATGCGCAGGCTGCCCGGGGCCAAGCAG AGCCCGAGTGGGGCCACGAAACCGCAGCTCCCCGAGAAGGTCCCCAAGGATGCTGAGGCCACGCTGGTCCTTGTGG GCTGCGCAGCCTTCCTGGAGCAGCCAACGCTGGCCTTTGTGCGCCTGAAGGACGCAGTGATGCTGGATGCCGTCCTCGATGTGCCCCTACCCGTGCGCTTCCTCTTCGTCGTCCTGGGCCCCGACAGCCCCCACATCAGCTACCACGAGATTGGCCGTGCTGTCGCCACCATGATGTCCGAGAGG GTCTTTCGCCGGGATGCCTACCTGGCTGAGGGCCGCCAGGACCTGCTGCAGGGGGTGGAGGACTTCCTGGAGGCCAGCATCGTCCTGCCACCCACCGAGACCCCCAACGAGCAGCTGCTGCGCAGCCTGGTGCCgctgcagcaggacctgctCCGCCGCCGCTACCAGCCCCCCAAGAAGGCGCTGCACAAGGACGTTCCAAAAGGCCCATGTAAGGCAGGGACCACCCCGGCCCCCCCAGGATCCCCCTTCACCATGGTTGGCGGGGACCCCACCTTGCACACAGGGTCCCCCCATGGCCACCTGCTTGTGTCCCCAGGGGCGGAGGCACCACCAGCAGAGGACGACGACCCCCTGCGCAGGACGGGGAAACCTTTTGGGGGGCTGGTGCGGGACATCTGCCGCCGGTACCCCAAGTATCTCAGCGACATCAAAGATGCCTTCAGCCCCCAGTGCCTGGCTGCCATCATCTTCATCTACTTCGCCGCACTGTCACCTGCTATCACCTTTGGAGGCTTACTGA gTGAGAAGACCAAAGGCATGATGGGGGTGTCGGAGCTGCTCATCTCCACCTGCGTGCAGTGCGTCCTCTTCAGCTTCTTCAGCGCTCAGCCCCTGCTTGTCGTTGGCTTTTCAGGGCCCCTCCTCGTCTTTGAGGAAGCCTTCTACTCG TTCTGCAGCAACAATGGCATAGAGTACATCGTGGGCCGGGTCTGGATCGGCTTCTGGATgatcctgctggtgctggtggtggtggcctGCGAGGGCAGCTTCCTGGTGCGCTACCTGTCCCGCTACACCCAGGAGATCTTCTCCTTCCTCATCTCCCTCATCTTCATCTACGAGACCTTCTCCAAGCTTGTCACG atCTTCCAGAATCATCCGCTACAGCGGCATTACAATGTGCAGGCCACGGTCCAGCCCCACGTGCCAGAGCCCAACACGGCACTGCTGTCCCTCGTCCTCATGGCTGGCACCTTCTTCCTGGCCTTCTTCCTCCGCAAGTTCAAGAACAGCTCCTTCCTGCCTGGCAAA ATCCGGCGTTTGATCGGGGACTTCGGGGTGCCCATTTCCATCTTTGTCATGGCGCTAGTCGACTTCTTCATCAAGGACACGTACACGCAG AAACTGAAGGTCCCCAAAGGGCTGGAGGTCACCAACGCGTCTGCCCGGAGCTGGTTTATCCACCCCTTGGGGAATaacagccccttccccatctGGATGATGTTTGCCACCATGGTGCCTGCCCTCCTGGTCTTCATCCTCATCTTCCTCGAGACACAGATTACCAC CCTCATTGTCAGCAAGCCTGAGaggaagctggtgaagggctcTGGCTTCCACCTGGACCTGCTGCTGATTGTGGTCATGGGGGGGCTGGCCGCCCTCTTCGGCATGCCCTGGCTCAGTGCCACCACCGTCCGCACCATCACCCATGCCAACGCCCTCACCGTCATGAGCAAGACCTCCGCTGCCAGCGAGAAGGCCCAGATCCTGGAGGTCAAGGAACAGCGTGTCAGCGGCTTCTTCGTGGCTGTGCTCATCG GTGTCTCCATCCTCATGGAGCCCATCCTGAAGTACATCCCGCTGGCCGTGCTCTTTGGCATCTTCCTCTACATGGGTGTCACCTCCCTCTTTGGCATCCAGCTCTTTGACCGCATCCTGCTCTTGCTGATGCCACCCAAGTACCACCCTAAGGAGCCCTACGTCACCCGG GTGAAGACTTTGCGGATGCACCTCTTCACCGTCACCCAAATCATCGtccttgtgctgctgtgggtggtGAAGTCCACCCCGGCCTCGCTGGCGCTACCCTTCGTCCTCATCCTCACTGTGCCCCTGCGGCGCCTTCTGCTGCCCAAGATCTTCCACGAAGTCGAGCTCAAATGT CTGGATGCGGACGATGCCGTGGTGACCTTCGAAGAGGAGGAGGGCACAGATGTGTACGACGAGGTGCAGATGCCCAGCTAA
- the SLC4A1 gene encoding band 3 anion transport protein isoform X3, whose amino-acid sequence MEVPGQELYEERMRRSLEPEGYEDIGIKGYRLSLGEMSGAGTGTASPLHVWRARAEELTPLCQYLPGRRGYYDVDGRRRAAGAPPGQASHRGGGQPPSVTDVDVEAAGSRTLLSQQDTHEVYVELHELVMDSTKELCWMEASHWLQLEEDFKEAGHWGQPHLSFLTYHSLLEVRRALAKGAVLVDVAAKSLAAIAHVLIDQMIYEGQIKPQDQEAILRMLLLKHKHPDEVESVGTLLRAQLQRSGMGQAETEQPLLQQPLEMRRLPGAKQSPSGATKPQLPEKVPKDAEATLVLVGCAAFLEQPTLAFVRLKDAVMLDAVLDVPLPVRFLFVVLGPDSPHISYHEIGRAVATMMSERVFRRDAYLAEGRQDLLQGVEDFLEASIVLPPTETPNEQLLRSLVPLQQDLLRRRYQPPKKALHKDVPKGPWAEAPPAEDDDPLRRTGKPFGGLVRDICRRYPKYLSDIKDAFSPQCLAAIIFIYFAALSPAITFGGLLSEKTKGMMGVSELLISTCVQCVLFSFFSAQPLLVVGFSGPLLVFEEAFYSFCSNNGIEYIVGRVWIGFWMILLVLVVVACEGSFLVRYLSRYTQEIFSFLISLIFIYETFSKLVTIFQNHPLQRHYNVQATVQPHVPEPNTALLSLVLMAGTFFLAFFLRKFKNSSFLPGKIRRLIGDFGVPISIFVMALVDFFIKDTYTQKLKVPKGLEVTNASARSWFIHPLGNNSPFPIWMMFATMVPALLVFILIFLETQITTLIVSKPERKLVKGSGFHLDLLLIVVMGGLAALFGMPWLSATTVRTITHANALTVMSKTSAASEKAQILEVKEQRVSGFFVAVLIGVSILMEPILKYIPLAVLFGIFLYMGVTSLFGIQLFDRILLLLMPPKYHPKEPYVTRVKTLRMHLFTVTQIIVLVLLWVVKSTPASLALPFVLILTVPLRRLLLPKIFHEVELKCLDADDAVVTFEEEEGTDVYDEVQMPS is encoded by the exons ATGGAGGTGCCCGGCCAG gagctCTATGAGGAGAGGATGAGGAGGTCCCTGGAACCTGAAGGCTACGAGGATATCGGCATAAAGGGCTACCGCCTATCGCTGGGGGAGATGAGCG GGGCCGGCACCGGCACCGCGTCCCCCTTGCACGTGTGGAGGGCCCGAGCTGAGGAGCTGACGCCCCTGTG CCAGTACTTGCCTGGCCGCCGGGGATACTATGACGTGGATGGGAGGAGGCGTGCGGCCGGGGCCCCCCCAGGACAGGCGAGCCACCGTGGCGGAGGGCAGC CTCCATCAGTGACTGATGTGGATGTGGAGGCGGCAGGGAGCAGGACGCTCTTGTCCCAGCAGGACACCCATGAG GTCTATGTGGAGCTGCATGAGCTGGTCATGGACAGCACGAAGGAGCTGTGCTGGATGGAGGCCAGCCACTGGCTCCAGCTGGAGGAGGACTTCAAGGAAGCTGGGCACTGGGGCCAGCCCCATCTCTCCTTCCTGACCTACCACAGCCTCCTGGAGGTCCGACGGGCTTTGGCCAAAG GTGCTGTCCTTGTTGATGTGGCAGCCAAGTCGCTGGCGGCCATTGCCCATGTCCTCATCGACCAGATGATCTACGAGGGGCAGATCAAGCCGCAGGACCAGGAGGCCATcctgaggatgctgctgctgaagcacaa ACACCCCGACGAGGTGGAGTCAGTCGGGACCCTGCTGCGGGCACAGCTGCAGCGCTCGGGCATGGGCCAGGCAGAGACTGAGCAGccgctgctgcagcagcccctggaaATGCGCAGGCTGCCCGGGGCCAAGCAG AGCCCGAGTGGGGCCACGAAACCGCAGCTCCCCGAGAAGGTCCCCAAGGATGCTGAGGCCACGCTGGTCCTTGTGG GCTGCGCAGCCTTCCTGGAGCAGCCAACGCTGGCCTTTGTGCGCCTGAAGGACGCAGTGATGCTGGATGCCGTCCTCGATGTGCCCCTACCCGTGCGCTTCCTCTTCGTCGTCCTGGGCCCCGACAGCCCCCACATCAGCTACCACGAGATTGGCCGTGCTGTCGCCACCATGATGTCCGAGAGG GTCTTTCGCCGGGATGCCTACCTGGCTGAGGGCCGCCAGGACCTGCTGCAGGGGGTGGAGGACTTCCTGGAGGCCAGCATCGTCCTGCCACCCACCGAGACCCCCAACGAGCAGCTGCTGCGCAGCCTGGTGCCgctgcagcaggacctgctCCGCCGCCGCTACCAGCCCCCCAAGAAGGCGCTGCACAAGGACGTTCCAAAAGGCCCAT GGGCGGAGGCACCACCAGCAGAGGACGACGACCCCCTGCGCAGGACGGGGAAACCTTTTGGGGGGCTGGTGCGGGACATCTGCCGCCGGTACCCCAAGTATCTCAGCGACATCAAAGATGCCTTCAGCCCCCAGTGCCTGGCTGCCATCATCTTCATCTACTTCGCCGCACTGTCACCTGCTATCACCTTTGGAGGCTTACTGA gTGAGAAGACCAAAGGCATGATGGGGGTGTCGGAGCTGCTCATCTCCACCTGCGTGCAGTGCGTCCTCTTCAGCTTCTTCAGCGCTCAGCCCCTGCTTGTCGTTGGCTTTTCAGGGCCCCTCCTCGTCTTTGAGGAAGCCTTCTACTCG TTCTGCAGCAACAATGGCATAGAGTACATCGTGGGCCGGGTCTGGATCGGCTTCTGGATgatcctgctggtgctggtggtggtggcctGCGAGGGCAGCTTCCTGGTGCGCTACCTGTCCCGCTACACCCAGGAGATCTTCTCCTTCCTCATCTCCCTCATCTTCATCTACGAGACCTTCTCCAAGCTTGTCACG atCTTCCAGAATCATCCGCTACAGCGGCATTACAATGTGCAGGCCACGGTCCAGCCCCACGTGCCAGAGCCCAACACGGCACTGCTGTCCCTCGTCCTCATGGCTGGCACCTTCTTCCTGGCCTTCTTCCTCCGCAAGTTCAAGAACAGCTCCTTCCTGCCTGGCAAA ATCCGGCGTTTGATCGGGGACTTCGGGGTGCCCATTTCCATCTTTGTCATGGCGCTAGTCGACTTCTTCATCAAGGACACGTACACGCAG AAACTGAAGGTCCCCAAAGGGCTGGAGGTCACCAACGCGTCTGCCCGGAGCTGGTTTATCCACCCCTTGGGGAATaacagccccttccccatctGGATGATGTTTGCCACCATGGTGCCTGCCCTCCTGGTCTTCATCCTCATCTTCCTCGAGACACAGATTACCAC CCTCATTGTCAGCAAGCCTGAGaggaagctggtgaagggctcTGGCTTCCACCTGGACCTGCTGCTGATTGTGGTCATGGGGGGGCTGGCCGCCCTCTTCGGCATGCCCTGGCTCAGTGCCACCACCGTCCGCACCATCACCCATGCCAACGCCCTCACCGTCATGAGCAAGACCTCCGCTGCCAGCGAGAAGGCCCAGATCCTGGAGGTCAAGGAACAGCGTGTCAGCGGCTTCTTCGTGGCTGTGCTCATCG GTGTCTCCATCCTCATGGAGCCCATCCTGAAGTACATCCCGCTGGCCGTGCTCTTTGGCATCTTCCTCTACATGGGTGTCACCTCCCTCTTTGGCATCCAGCTCTTTGACCGCATCCTGCTCTTGCTGATGCCACCCAAGTACCACCCTAAGGAGCCCTACGTCACCCGG GTGAAGACTTTGCGGATGCACCTCTTCACCGTCACCCAAATCATCGtccttgtgctgctgtgggtggtGAAGTCCACCCCGGCCTCGCTGGCGCTACCCTTCGTCCTCATCCTCACTGTGCCCCTGCGGCGCCTTCTGCTGCCCAAGATCTTCCACGAAGTCGAGCTCAAATGT CTGGATGCGGACGATGCCGTGGTGACCTTCGAAGAGGAGGAGGGCACAGATGTGTACGACGAGGTGCAGATGCCCAGCTAA